From Roseburia hominis, the proteins below share one genomic window:
- a CDS encoding DUF3881 family protein, translating into MHKFLKAIGFHNINSEKIWFEFLRDAEEHFTGYERISLEEGLDFCELRKVCGVSIGIFSYGVIGDDEIYSREYYLPYFEGSGVTSYADIIVERRSDRKAYVGICEDAKVGVSLIFHLINGMEYAKELQIGNIPKSSTSVTLSGLACSGTILFPVMKSSQQVQESREESRNRMMLISAAREGNEEAIESLTMDDIDTYSEVSRRLQYEDVYSIVDTYFMPYGVECDQYSILGEILDMDTVENKLTGKTVYVLTLEVNELQFDVCVPVEKVTGQPEIGRRFKANIWLQGRINF; encoded by the coding sequence GTGCATAAATTTTTAAAAGCTATTGGATTTCATAACATAAATTCAGAAAAGATTTGGTTTGAATTTCTTCGTGATGCAGAGGAACATTTTACCGGATATGAAAGAATTTCTCTGGAAGAAGGGCTTGATTTCTGTGAGCTGCGTAAGGTTTGCGGGGTCAGTATCGGAATTTTCTCTTATGGAGTTATAGGTGATGATGAAATTTATAGCCGGGAATATTATCTGCCCTATTTTGAGGGAAGCGGTGTCACGTCTTATGCCGATATTATTGTGGAGAGGCGAAGTGACAGGAAGGCATATGTGGGAATTTGTGAAGATGCCAAGGTGGGAGTCAGCCTTATTTTTCATCTGATCAATGGAATGGAATATGCGAAGGAGCTGCAGATTGGTAATATTCCCAAAAGCTCTACCTCTGTAACACTTTCCGGGCTTGCCTGTTCGGGAACGATCCTGTTTCCGGTCATGAAGAGCAGCCAGCAGGTACAAGAGAGCCGTGAGGAATCCCGCAATCGAATGATGCTTATAAGCGCTGCCAGGGAAGGAAATGAAGAAGCAATCGAAAGTTTGACCATGGACGATATCGATACATATTCCGAGGTGTCCAGAAGGCTGCAATATGAAGATGTGTATAGTATCGTCGATACGTATTTTATGCCGTATGGCGTGGAATGTGACCAGTATTCAATATTGGGTGAGATACTTGATATGGATACAGTGGAAAACAAATTGACTGGTAAAACAGTTTATGTGCTTACTCTGGAAGTCAACGAATTGCAGTTTGATGTATGTGTTCCGGTAGAAAAGGTTACCGGGCAGCCGGAGATCGGGAGAAGATTTAAGGCGAATATATGGTTACAGGGGAGAATTAATTTCTAG
- a CDS encoding nucleotidyl transferase AbiEii/AbiGii toxin family protein, translating to MDIDLLAQHIPNNADEMKKIFKDIFLIKCDDAIRFDLDTLKVINITEFKEYHGVDVSIMGYLDRTKVPVSIDIGFGDVIYPERMKMDFPVLLDMEMPKVYAYSIYSVIAEKFEAFVSLGLANGRYKDFYDIYVLADRYVLDGSELKNAIVETFCHRGTGFDDIIAFEADFTEDATRQSRWKSFIKKKKALMQVDFKNTISLIKSLLMPIAEAIRNDSSFNSRWNKESKSWN from the coding sequence ATGGACATCGATCTGCTTGCTCAACATATTCCCAACAATGCAGACGAAATGAAAAAGATTTTCAAAGATATCTTTTTGATTAAATGTGATGATGCCATTAGATTTGACCTAGATACACTAAAAGTGATTAATATAACAGAATTTAAAGAATACCATGGAGTGGATGTTTCTATCATGGGATATCTAGATAGAACAAAAGTGCCGGTATCCATCGACATAGGCTTTGGTGATGTGATCTATCCTGAAAGAATGAAAATGGACTTCCCTGTTTTGTTAGATATGGAAATGCCCAAAGTGTATGCTTATTCCATCTATTCTGTAATAGCAGAGAAGTTTGAAGCATTTGTATCACTTGGTCTTGCGAATGGCAGATATAAAGATTTTTATGATATCTATGTTTTAGCAGATAGGTATGTTCTTGATGGATCAGAACTGAAAAATGCAATTGTCGAAACATTCTGTCATAGAGGAACTGGTTTTGATGATATTATAGCTTTCGAAGCTGATTTCACAGAAGATGCTACAAGGCAAAGCAGATGGAAATCTTTCATTAAAAAGAAGAAGGCTCTTATGCAAGTGGATTTTAAAAATACGATATCCCTGATTAAATCATTACTTATGCCAATTGCAGAAGCTATTCGAAATGATTCATCGTTTAATAGTAGGTGGAACAAAGAATCTAAAAGTTGGAATTAA
- a CDS encoding MalY/PatB family protein, which produces MEYDFDRIVDRKDTFDMKWHSRAVEDYIGKKIPDDIIPMWVADTEFACAPIIVEAVKKRAEKQIFGYCTLLPEVYRTICFWQKKRFHWEIQSEWIAALPSVVAGVNIAIRSFSEKGDGVIIQEPVYNPFAKIIRNADRRVVNNGLKCVDGYYEMDYEELEMLAAKPENKMMVLCSPHNPVGRVWMEEELRKVADICLNNEVMLIVDEIHSDIVFEGHRHLPLLSLDQKYREKFILLNSPGKSFNISGLKFSMAILPNESIRKRFCEMQIRMSLDIKNTFGLEAVVAAYTDEGEEWLEQELSYMQDNVEYMLKFVEEKMPGIKMVKPEGTFLGWLDFSGMGLTEEDIFRKIFLEAGVIGVPGAWFGKGGEQHLRVNFGCPRSLLVHAMEKIRAALY; this is translated from the coding sequence ATGGAATATGATTTTGACAGAATTGTAGATCGGAAGGACACTTTTGACATGAAGTGGCATTCTAGAGCAGTAGAAGATTATATTGGGAAGAAGATTCCGGATGACATAATTCCGATGTGGGTGGCAGATACGGAATTTGCCTGTGCTCCGATTATTGTAGAGGCAGTAAAAAAGAGAGCAGAAAAACAGATTTTCGGATATTGTACGTTACTTCCGGAAGTGTACCGCACAATTTGCTTTTGGCAGAAGAAACGTTTCCATTGGGAAATACAGTCGGAGTGGATTGCGGCTTTGCCATCGGTTGTAGCAGGAGTTAACATAGCAATCCGATCTTTTTCGGAAAAAGGAGATGGAGTGATTATTCAAGAACCGGTATATAATCCGTTTGCTAAAATCATAAGGAATGCAGACCGAAGGGTAGTGAATAATGGTTTGAAATGTGTGGATGGATATTATGAAATGGACTATGAGGAGTTAGAGATGTTGGCAGCTAAGCCGGAAAACAAAATGATGGTTTTGTGTAGTCCGCATAACCCGGTTGGAAGAGTCTGGATGGAAGAAGAGCTACGAAAAGTTGCAGATATTTGTTTGAATAATGAAGTAATGCTGATTGTTGATGAAATTCATAGTGACATTGTGTTTGAAGGGCATCGTCATTTGCCATTATTGAGTCTTGATCAAAAATATAGAGAGAAATTTATCTTACTGAATTCTCCGGGTAAGTCATTCAATATATCCGGATTAAAATTCAGTATGGCTATCCTTCCAAATGAAAGCATAAGGAAGAGATTTTGTGAGATGCAGATTCGGATGTCTCTGGATATCAAAAATACATTTGGTCTCGAAGCTGTAGTTGCAGCATACACAGATGAAGGGGAAGAGTGGTTAGAGCAGGAATTATCTTATATGCAGGACAATGTAGAGTATATGCTGAAATTTGTAGAAGAAAAGATGCCGGGGATTAAGATGGTAAAACCAGAAGGTACATTTCTTGGATGGTTGGATTTTTCGGGAATGGGACTGACTGAGGAAGATATTTTTCGCAAAATATTTTTGGAGGCCGGAGTAATCGGCGTTCCGGGAGCATGGTTTGGAAAAGGAGGGGAGCAACATTTAAGAGTAAATTTCGGATGTCCGAGGTCGCTTCTTGTTCATGCGATGGAAAAAATCAGAGCAGCATTGTATTGA
- a CDS encoding DUF5058 family protein encodes MNEILKLANGPVMWAFSLITIGVAVLQSILIFRQTQKYNEKTNMLTKKEVKASLKAGGIVAIGPAVSVFVVALSMITLIGAPITLMRIGMIGSAGSELSAASIGAQMAGVTLGSEELTGKALAAALWSMALMSCGYLVLVPMIARGLGSTFDKMLQKNSDGKTSVGVYICSAILPFVIFAALSYFQAKESVAHLIALIVGGVLMVATNVLATKMDKQWLKQWAMGISVLGAIISGGIVNSLF; translated from the coding sequence ATGAATGAAATTTTGAAACTAGCGAATGGACCGGTAATGTGGGCGTTTTCATTGATTACAATCGGAGTAGCTGTACTACAGTCGATATTAATATTTCGGCAGACACAAAAGTATAATGAGAAAACCAATATGTTAACGAAAAAAGAAGTGAAAGCAAGCTTAAAAGCAGGTGGAATTGTTGCAATCGGACCGGCAGTATCTGTATTTGTTGTTGCATTAAGTATGATTACATTGATCGGAGCGCCTATTACATTGATGCGTATCGGAATGATTGGCTCTGCAGGATCTGAATTATCGGCTGCAAGTATTGGAGCACAAATGGCAGGAGTAACCCTTGGAAGCGAAGAATTGACAGGAAAAGCATTGGCGGCAGCACTATGGTCTATGGCGTTGATGAGCTGTGGATATTTGGTTCTAGTACCTATGATCGCAAGAGGATTGGGCTCCACATTTGATAAAATGTTACAGAAAAATTCAGATGGAAAAACATCCGTGGGCGTTTACATTTGTAGTGCAATACTTCCATTTGTGATTTTTGCCGCGCTTTCATATTTTCAGGCAAAAGAAAGTGTAGCGCATTTAATCGCTTTGATCGTAGGTGGAGTACTGATGGTAGCTACAAATGTACTTGCCACGAAAATGGATAAGCAGTGGTTGAAACAATGGGCAATGGGTATTTCTGTTTTGGGTGCGATTATTTCTGGTGGAATTGTAAATAGTTTGTTTTAA
- a CDS encoding dipeptidase, with translation MNYIDFHCDTLMMSYLFGKKDMLELPNAMVDVKRLRKGGTKAQFFAIFMPPDGAEKMIGRPVPKDDDYIDALVEIMNTTASDQSDILGMAYNYETLKQNAEKGKISAFLTIEDGRSVNGDLDKLKKYYDKGVRLMSLTWNKENCFGFPNSKDSSVMEKGLTSFGKEAIPYMNHLGILIDVSHLSDGSFWDVANLSEKPFIASHSNCRSICPHQRNLTDEMIRCIGEKGGGIGVNFGPEFLNPDVSCKESTVARMCEHMDHMIQKGGEDCVVIGTDFDGIRGNFEIAGPDYMGYLFEALERKGYSSQLIEKIAYKNAERVIREVLK, from the coding sequence GTGAATTATATTGATTTTCATTGTGATACGTTGATGATGTCTTATCTGTTTGGAAAAAAAGATATGTTGGAACTTCCAAACGCAATGGTTGATGTAAAACGTCTTAGGAAAGGCGGAACGAAAGCACAGTTTTTTGCGATTTTCATGCCGCCGGACGGAGCGGAGAAAATGATAGGGCGTCCGGTACCTAAAGATGATGATTACATAGATGCTCTTGTTGAAATCATGAATACGACTGCATCGGATCAGTCTGATATTTTAGGAATGGCATATAATTATGAAACACTAAAACAGAATGCCGAGAAAGGAAAAATATCAGCATTTTTAACAATCGAAGACGGAAGAAGCGTCAATGGAGACTTGGATAAGTTAAAAAAATATTATGATAAAGGTGTAAGACTTATGAGCCTTACATGGAACAAAGAGAATTGCTTTGGCTTCCCGAATTCGAAAGATTCATCCGTAATGGAAAAAGGTCTCACTTCATTTGGAAAAGAAGCGATTCCATATATGAATCATCTTGGAATACTCATTGATGTATCCCATTTATCGGATGGGAGTTTTTGGGATGTAGCCAATCTTTCTGAAAAACCGTTTATTGCATCACATTCCAACTGTAGAAGTATATGCCCGCATCAGAGAAATTTAACAGATGAAATGATACGCTGCATTGGAGAAAAAGGCGGTGGAATCGGAGTGAATTTTGGACCGGAATTTTTAAATCCAGATGTATCATGTAAAGAGAGCACGGTTGCAAGGATGTGTGAGCATATGGATCACATGATTCAAAAAGGCGGTGAAGACTGCGTAGTGATCGGAACGGACTTTGATGGAATTCGAGGAAATTTTGAAATAGCAGGTCCAGATTATATGGGATATTTATTTGAGGCTTTGGAAAGAAAAGGTTATTCTTCTCAACTGATCGAAAAGATTGCATATAAAAATGCGGAGAGAGTTATACGAGAAGTTTTGAAATAA
- the pepT gene encoding peptidase T, with protein MKAYERMLRYIKIPTASNKSATTVPSSENQWKLANMLATELKELGLTDAAIDESGIVYAHLEATDGYENSVKLGFIAHMDTVEEVTGNEINPVFHENYDGTDIHLPYGNNCITVKDFPHLQDMKGRTIITSDGTTLLGVDDKAGIAEIMTMLEIVQKHQIPHGMLCVAFTPDEEIGTGIFQFDIQRFGAQYAYSLDGGAEGEIEYENFNGSKAIFDIHGVSVHPGAGKNKLHNANLIAMEINAAIPLEDIPFATEEYEGFYHLVNMNGSVEHATLEYTIRDHNQEYFEFRQELLRHIEKRINEKWGDSTVELKITKQYPNVAGIIEKEKHLIEIANQACEKVGVKPRIVPIRGGTDACYLCLNHVPCPNLGTGGFAYHGPLEHTSIEGMDYVTEIIVEIVKKYSMMQ; from the coding sequence TTGAAAGCTTATGAGAGAATGTTGCGATATATTAAAATTCCAACAGCAAGTAACAAATCAGCCACGACAGTCCCATCCTCAGAAAATCAATGGAAATTGGCAAACATGTTGGCTACGGAATTAAAAGAACTTGGCTTGACAGATGCTGCTATAGATGAATCTGGCATTGTATATGCACACCTTGAGGCAACGGATGGATATGAGAATTCGGTAAAATTGGGATTTATTGCACATATGGACACAGTTGAGGAGGTAACGGGCAATGAGATCAATCCGGTGTTTCATGAGAATTATGATGGAACAGATATTCATTTACCATATGGGAACAATTGCATTACGGTAAAGGATTTCCCACATCTTCAGGATATGAAAGGCCGCACAATTATTACGAGTGATGGGACTACGCTTTTGGGGGTTGACGATAAGGCTGGAATTGCGGAAATTATGACCATGCTGGAAATCGTCCAAAAGCATCAAATTCCGCATGGAATGCTGTGTGTTGCATTTACACCAGATGAAGAAATTGGTACTGGAATCTTTCAATTTGATATACAAAGATTTGGAGCGCAATACGCATATTCTTTGGACGGTGGAGCAGAAGGGGAAATCGAATATGAAAACTTTAATGGAAGCAAAGCGATTTTTGATATTCATGGAGTAAGTGTTCATCCGGGTGCAGGGAAAAATAAACTCCACAATGCAAACCTGATTGCCATGGAAATCAACGCAGCAATCCCGTTAGAGGATATTCCGTTTGCTACAGAAGAATATGAAGGATTCTATCATTTGGTGAATATGAATGGAAGTGTGGAGCATGCCACATTGGAATATACAATACGGGATCACAATCAAGAATATTTTGAATTCCGTCAGGAGTTATTGCGACATATTGAAAAGAGAATCAATGAGAAGTGGGGAGACAGCACGGTAGAATTAAAAATAACAAAACAATACCCAAATGTGGCCGGAATAATTGAAAAGGAGAAACACTTGATTGAAATAGCAAATCAGGCTTGTGAAAAAGTCGGGGTGAAACCAAGAATCGTGCCAATCCGAGGAGGAACAGATGCTTGTTATTTATGCCTCAATCATGTTCCTTGCCCGAATCTAGGGACTGGGGGTTTTGCATATCACGGTCCGCTTGAACATACTTCGATTGAAGGAATGGATTATGTGACGGAAATCATTGTCGAGATCGTGAAGAAGTATTCCATGATGCAATAA
- a CDS encoding MarR family transcriptional regulator produces the protein MSVSTEIYHLINQLYTVELIMKALRVRPRDYLGEELYDNESHTLEMIVENEGISQAGLTEKMFRTKGSTSVMVDKLIEKGLVFREKLDSDRRYCVLIPTEKGRKVNQAHIKRDMEHASIVAESIDLCEEEVKQTNESLEKLIGFYTEFQRNYH, from the coding sequence ATGTCAGTTAGTACCGAAATTTATCATTTGATTAATCAATTATATACAGTAGAATTGATTATGAAGGCGCTGCGTGTTAGGCCGAGAGACTATTTGGGCGAAGAACTTTATGATAATGAGTCGCATACATTGGAAATGATCGTTGAGAATGAAGGAATCAGTCAGGCAGGACTTACAGAAAAGATGTTTCGCACGAAAGGTTCTACTTCTGTAATGGTGGATAAATTGATTGAAAAAGGACTCGTGTTCCGTGAAAAGCTGGATAGTGATCGCAGATATTGTGTATTGATTCCGACTGAAAAAGGACGTAAAGTGAATCAGGCACATATCAAACGGGATATGGAACATGCTTCTATAGTAGCCGAGAGTATTGATCTGTGCGAAGAAGAAGTAAAACAAACGAATGAATCTTTGGAAAAATTAATCGGATTTTATACCGAATTTCAAAGAAACTATCATTAA
- a CDS encoding EFR1 family ferrodoxin (N-terminal region resembles flavodoxins. C-terminal ferrodoxin region binds two 4Fe-4S clusters.), whose product MNVYATYFSPTSSTEKIVKIIANEFGKYQEIDLSKRENTFQQTFDKEDICIIGVPSYGGRVPAIAIERMKDFHGNNAKAILVVSYGNRDYDDTLRELTECMEKNGFSCVAAVAAIAEHSIMHQFATGRPDEKDKKELVEFTRKIMHKIENDSSCEKIKLPGNYPYREYKGVPLKPKAKKGCTNCGLCAKECPVGAISLREPQKTDKNACISCMRCVEICPSKARKVNSFLVKMASKKMKAECEKKKENELFI is encoded by the coding sequence ATGAATGTATATGCCACATATTTCAGTCCGACAAGTAGTACTGAAAAAATAGTAAAAATAATTGCTAATGAATTTGGAAAATATCAAGAAATTGATTTGAGCAAAAGAGAAAATACATTCCAACAAACTTTTGATAAAGAAGATATTTGTATTATCGGCGTTCCATCTTATGGCGGCCGTGTACCAGCCATTGCGATAGAACGAATGAAAGATTTCCATGGAAATAATGCTAAAGCTATTTTAGTAGTGTCTTATGGTAACAGAGATTATGATGATACGCTGAGAGAATTGACAGAATGTATGGAAAAGAATGGATTCTCTTGTGTGGCTGCTGTTGCAGCAATAGCAGAACACTCTATCATGCATCAATTTGCTACTGGCCGTCCAGATGAGAAAGATAAAAAAGAACTTGTAGAATTTACAAGAAAAATAATGCATAAGATAGAAAATGATTCATCATGTGAAAAAATAAAATTACCAGGAAATTATCCATATCGAGAATATAAAGGGGTACCGTTAAAGCCAAAAGCAAAAAAAGGTTGTACGAATTGTGGACTATGTGCGAAGGAATGTCCAGTAGGAGCTATTTCATTAAGAGAACCTCAAAAGACAGATAAAAATGCATGTATCTCATGTATGAGATGTGTGGAAATTTGTCCAAGCAAAGCAAGGAAGGTCAATTCGTTTCTAGTTAAAATGGCTTCAAAGAAAATGAAGGCAGAGTGTGAAAAGAAAAAAGAAAATGAACTTTTTATATAA
- a CDS encoding PocR ligand-binding domain-containing protein has translation MDSFTLNLNKTELLDFMRDFHLLTGIKIALFDAAGNEILSYPEIHCAFCSLIRSDKNGEAHCLKSNEQSFKRCQKTKKLEIFHCHAGLIEATAPLIDSENVIGYIMFGQITDQPDSAKLSNLLQNVISRYHFRDAKSDFSIQDITVKTNEQIQAAAKILEACTFYVLLKDIVRLQKKNFIQNLNSFLLAHLSEDLSVDRLTREFHISKNKLYDSCSRYMDIGIAEHIKRLRIAEAKRQLKETNLSVHEISDNVGFNDYNYFCRVFKKVVGMSAGSFRKSK, from the coding sequence ATGGACTCTTTTACACTTAATCTGAATAAAACAGAACTTCTTGATTTCATGCGTGACTTCCACTTATTGACCGGCATCAAAATCGCACTTTTTGATGCGGCAGGAAATGAAATATTATCCTATCCGGAAATCCACTGTGCTTTTTGTTCCCTTATCCGCTCTGACAAAAATGGCGAAGCACATTGCTTAAAGAGCAATGAACAATCCTTCAAAAGATGTCAGAAAACCAAAAAACTGGAAATATTCCATTGCCATGCAGGGCTAATCGAGGCCACTGCACCGCTGATTGATAGCGAAAACGTGATCGGCTATATTATGTTTGGACAGATTACAGATCAGCCTGATTCGGCCAAGCTTTCGAATCTGCTGCAGAATGTAATTTCAAGGTACCATTTTAGAGATGCTAAAAGTGATTTTTCTATACAGGACATTACGGTAAAAACAAACGAACAGATTCAGGCCGCCGCAAAAATTCTTGAGGCATGTACTTTTTATGTCCTTCTCAAGGATATTGTTCGACTGCAAAAAAAGAATTTTATTCAGAATTTGAATTCTTTCCTTCTTGCTCATTTGTCAGAAGATCTGTCTGTGGACCGCCTTACGAGAGAATTTCATATCAGCAAAAATAAACTCTACGATTCCTGCAGCCGCTACATGGATATCGGGATTGCTGAACATATCAAACGCCTTCGTATCGCTGAGGCCAAGCGTCAATTAAAAGAAACCAACCTGTCCGTACATGAGATCTCAGACAATGTTGGTTTCAATGATTATAATTATTTCTGTAGAGTATTTAAGAAAGTTGTGGGAATGTCTGCCGGGAGCTTTCGGAAATCAAAATAA
- a CDS encoding class II fructose-bisphosphate aldolase, which produces MLVTLKEIMKIAEEKRIAVGSFNAPCLEAAEAEIAAAQELGLPVILQFAQCHEPWIPLTTIGPILVEMAKKATVPVCVHLDHGETLEYLQQALEIGFTGIMYDGSVLPYEENLANTKKAVEMAEKYGASVEAELGSMGKRESGSGEAGAEDETKIYTDPELASAFVEETGIDALACSFGTTHGIYLTEPKLDFDVVKNVRERTNHIPVVMHGGSGVSREDYVKAIKAGVRKINYFTYMDKSGGNAVVEYLNSLKEGEPVFFSSIYMAAREAMKENVKGAMKVFGLLK; this is translated from the coding sequence ATGTTAGTTACATTAAAAGAAATTATGAAGATTGCCGAAGAGAAGAGAATCGCGGTTGGCTCTTTTAATGCGCCTTGTCTGGAGGCTGCTGAAGCGGAAATTGCAGCAGCACAGGAGCTTGGTCTGCCGGTCATTCTTCAGTTTGCACAGTGTCATGAACCATGGATACCGCTTACGACCATAGGGCCGATTCTGGTGGAAATGGCTAAGAAAGCGACGGTTCCGGTGTGTGTTCACCTGGATCATGGTGAGACGTTAGAATATTTGCAGCAGGCGCTGGAGATAGGGTTTACAGGTATTATGTATGATGGTTCTGTTCTGCCGTATGAAGAAAACCTTGCAAATACGAAAAAAGCAGTGGAGATGGCAGAAAAATACGGTGCGTCCGTGGAGGCGGAGCTCGGTTCTATGGGAAAAAGAGAAAGTGGCAGCGGCGAGGCAGGTGCAGAAGATGAGACGAAGATCTATACAGACCCGGAGCTGGCATCTGCATTTGTTGAGGAGACGGGCATTGATGCCTTAGCATGTTCCTTTGGGACGACGCATGGGATTTATCTGACAGAACCGAAGCTTGATTTTGATGTGGTGAAAAATGTAAGAGAAAGGACGAACCACATTCCGGTCGTCATGCATGGTGGTTCCGGTGTAAGCCGGGAAGATTATGTGAAAGCAATCAAGGCCGGCGTGCGTAAGATTAATTATTTTACTTATATGGATAAATCAGGGGGAAATGCAGTTGTAGAATATCTAAACAGCTTAAAAGAAGGAGAGCCGGTATTCTTTTCGTCTATTTACATGGCAGCAAGAGAGGCCATGAAAGAGAATGTTAAGGGGGCTATGAAGGTCTTTGGACTGTTGAAATAA
- a CDS encoding FGGY-family carbohydrate kinase, with product MKIAGLDIGTTGCKCTVFDEQGSYLDKAYRDYPVRRSVGGHEIDISTMMEGVYAVLREMAEKYPDIAGLGVTSFGETFVMTDEEGKPLHTAMLYTDPRGTGECDYLKAQLGDRKIAEITGLRAHEMYSISKIMWMKNNRPEIYHKARRILLMEDYVVYHLTGKAQIDYSLAARTMAFDIRTLKWSREIFDIAGIDMAKMSEPVPTGTTAGCITKEAAEKTGLLQSVQVISVSHDQVAAAVGAGAFDASVAVDGAGTVECLTPVYNEIPDIDVMYDGYFSVVPYVIPGKYVAYAFSYTGGALIQWAVDTLAKKEKEQAKGRGVSVNSLLEGQAKSPTGLLVLPHFAGAATPYMDTGSKGAILGLTTDTSTAELYRGCMEGVVYEMYLNMRRLEGSGIAFQKLLATGGGAHSGEWMQMKADVLNMPITALKTVDAGTVGSAMLTGIAIGLFKNLDDAAGHMIEKTVTYEPREEMHEKYMKIYEKYEKLYDAVRPLV from the coding sequence ATGAAAATAGCAGGGCTTGATATTGGAACGACCGGCTGTAAATGCACGGTCTTTGATGAACAAGGTAGTTATCTGGACAAGGCGTATCGTGATTATCCGGTGCGGCGTAGTGTGGGTGGGCATGAAATCGATATCTCCACGATGATGGAGGGCGTCTATGCGGTTCTCAGGGAGATGGCAGAAAAATATCCGGATATAGCAGGTCTGGGAGTGACCAGCTTTGGCGAGACGTTTGTCATGACAGATGAAGAGGGAAAACCGTTACATACGGCGATGCTCTATACAGATCCCAGGGGCACCGGGGAATGCGATTACCTGAAGGCACAGCTTGGAGACCGGAAGATAGCGGAGATTACAGGACTTCGCGCTCACGAAATGTATAGTATTTCGAAAATCATGTGGATGAAAAACAACCGGCCGGAAATATATCATAAAGCCAGGAGAATCCTGCTTATGGAAGATTACGTAGTATATCATCTGACCGGAAAGGCCCAGATCGACTATTCCCTGGCTGCCCGAACGATGGCTTTCGATATCCGCACGCTAAAGTGGAGCAGAGAAATCTTTGACATAGCGGGGATTGATATGGCAAAAATGTCAGAGCCGGTCCCGACCGGAACGACGGCAGGCTGTATCACGAAGGAAGCCGCAGAAAAAACAGGGTTATTGCAGAGCGTACAGGTGATTTCTGTCAGTCATGATCAGGTAGCGGCAGCAGTGGGTGCAGGGGCGTTTGATGCGTCTGTGGCGGTGGACGGCGCGGGAACGGTAGAGTGTCTTACCCCTGTCTATAATGAAATCCCGGATATCGATGTGATGTATGACGGTTATTTTTCTGTTGTGCCCTATGTGATTCCCGGGAAATATGTGGCATATGCATTTTCCTATACCGGCGGAGCATTAATACAATGGGCAGTAGATACGTTGGCAAAAAAAGAAAAAGAGCAGGCGAAAGGAAGGGGAGTTTCTGTGAATTCCCTGCTGGAAGGGCAGGCGAAGAGTCCCACAGGACTTCTGGTGCTCCCACATTTTGCCGGTGCGGCAACTCCGTATATGGATACGGGTTCAAAGGGAGCAATCCTGGGCCTGACGACCGATACGAGTACAGCAGAGCTATATCGAGGCTGTATGGAGGGCGTTGTCTATGAAATGTATCTGAATATGAGGCGGCTTGAGGGGTCAGGAATCGCATTTCAGAAACTGCTTGCTACCGGAGGCGGCGCTCATTCCGGTGAATGGATGCAGATGAAGGCAGATGTCTTAAATATGCCAATTACTGCACTGAAAACAGTGGATGCTGGAACCGTGGGAAGCGCAATGCTTACCGGAATAGCCATTGGTCTTTTTAAGAACCTCGATGATGCGGCCGGCCATATGATCGAGAAAACGGTTACTTACGAACCAAGGGAAGAGATGCATGAAAAGTATATGAAAATATACGAAAAATATGAAAAGTTGTATGATGCTGTCAGACCTCTTGTGTGA